The region CAAACCGGCCGGAAGATACAGCAAAGTCAAGCGATTCTACCAACTAATGCGAGAGTTCCACGTCCACACGCCTGACGACGAACGGGAGGCCGTCGCGTCGATTCTCGACGAGTACGATGTCGATTACACGGTCGTGAGCGAGGACGCGGGGAGCGCGCTCTTTTTCTTTCCGCTTCCGACCGCGATGGTCGAACCGATTCTCGACGAGTTTCGAGACTCGGGACTCGACGCGGAGGTCGATACCGTCTCGACGAAGGCGGAGTTGGTCGAGACGCCGAACTTCACCGAACTCCGACAGCGGTACAGCGGGTCCGTTCAGAAACTCTCGAAAGCCGAACTGCACGCCAAAATCCGGGAGATGCAGTGGCCGTATCAACTCTACTACCTCGGGACGCTCCTCTCCGTCATCGCGGCCGCCGCGGGGTTGCTGCTGGACCAACCGGCGCTCATCATCGGGTCGATGATCATCGCGCCGCAGGTGAGTTCCGCCCTCGCGGCACCGGCCGGCGTTCTCTTGGGCGACTGGGAGTTGTTCGTCGACAGCGTGAGAGAACAAGGGCTCGGCCTCGGCGTCGCGATACTCGCCGCGGCGCTGTTCGGATGGGTCGTTCGGTGGACGGGGGTCGTCCCGCCGGGGTTGTCGATACTGCACGTCGAACTCGTCGGCGTCCGACTCGCGCCGACCGCCCTGTCCACGCTCGGTGCCATCATCGCCGGTATCGTGGGCGCGTTCGGCTACACGACGGAACAGTCCACGACCATCATCGGCGTCATGATAGCGGCTGCGATAATCCCGGCGGCGGCGGCGACGGGACTCGCAATCGCGTGGGCGACGCCGCTGCTCGCCGTCGGCGCGTTTCTCCTCCTGCTCGTCAACATCCTCGCCATCAACATCGGCGCGCTGGTCACGCTCCTCGGGATGGGGTACGCGCCGAGATGGGCGGAGGAGGATGGGTCGTTCCGCGAGTCGATTCCGTCCGGGCGACGAACGGCGGTGTACGGGACGCTCGCCATCCTCCTGCTCGCGACGGTCGGGACGGGGGTTCTGACCGGGACAAACGTCGCGTTCAGTCGGACGACGAACCGGAACGTGGAAACGACGCTCGACCGACCCGCGTACTCGAACCTCTCCCTGTCGGGGGTGCAAACGGCGTACGGCGGAATGGGGTGGCGGTCGACGCCCGCGAACGTGACGGTGGTCGTCAGTCGTAGTTCCAACACGGCGTACAGCGACCTCCCCACCCTGTTGGAGCGGCAAATCGAGCGAGACGCGAACCGGAACGTCCACGTTACCGTCGAATTCACCGAGTCGGGAACGGCGAACGCGAGGAACACCTCGAACACGTATCGTTCGTTCCCGCACCCCAGGGTTTCGAGCCCGCACGGAGCGTGAATAGTTCGGTCGCGGTGCGAAGTCCTCTCGCCGGTATCACAAAGTACCTTTCACCAGCAGGCACAGCGAAGGAGTGGCCCCTCGTCGAAGGACGAACCCAAATGCAACCGAAAGACCACCGCGAACGCGACCCGGCGGACCGACCGGACGCGCCGTTGGACGAGCGCTATCCGGGGTTGAAGGTGCTAACGGAATCGCCGGAGAACGCACAGACCGCCTCCCGGGAACACCTCGAAAACTACCTGACGCCGCGCGAGGAGCATTACATCCGAACTCACCACCGGACGCCGAAAATCGACGCCGAGGAGTGGGCGGTTTCGCTGACCGGCATGGTCGAGAATGAGGTCGAACTCTCGGTGGCGGAGATAAAACACGACTACCCGACCGAATCGGTCGTGCACATGATGGAGTGTTCGGGGAACGGACGGGCGTACTTCGACCCCGACGCGGAGGGGGACCAGTGGACTGTCGGCGCGGTCGGGAGCGCGGTGTGGACCGGGACGCCGGTTCGTGCCGTCCTCGAAGCGCACGAGGCCGCCACCGACGACGGACTATGGCTGTCCGTGATGGGCGGGGAAGCGAAAGAGGACGAGGACGTGTTCTGTCGGTCGATTCCGATGGGAAAGGTGCTGGACGATTGCCTGCTTGCATACGAGATGAACGGCGAACCGATGACGCCGGAGCACGGCTATCCGCTTCGCCTCCTCGTCCCGGGGTGGTTCGGGAACAACAGCGTCAAATGGGTCGACCGGATGCACGTCATGGAAACGATGGTGTCGGGAGACGAGTGGGAGTCGAAGGGCGGACGCGACTACACGGAGTACCAGCAGTCCTCGTATCGAATCGTTCCGGCCCAGGACGACGAACCGGAGCGCTACGAGTCGGTGGAGACGTTCAGCACGTACGAACAGATGCGGAAGACCGACGAGATTCGAAACGCCTACTGCTTCGACCAACTCGTCAAGTCGCTCATCACGTCGCCGACGGGCGACGCCACGCCGTCGACCGACGGGCGGGTCGAAATCACGGGCGTCGCGTGGTCCGGTGACGATGCGGTCGAGCGCGTCGAGGTGTCGGTCGACGGCGGCGAGACGTGGAACGACGCCGAGTTCGTCGGACCGGACCTCGGACGCCACGCCGTCCGAAAGTTCCGGTACGTGTGGGACGCGACGGCGGGAGAGCACGCGCTGCTCTCTCGGGCGACCAACGAAGAGGGACGCACACAACCGGCGACCGTCTCGGACCCCGACGAGGGTCTTCGCGGGATTACGGACGGAAAATACCCGTGGAACGAGAAGGGGTACGGAAACAACGCCTACCGCCCGCTCGGCGTCTCCGTTTCGGTCGAGGAGTAGACGGCCGAATCGTTCGGATTGTCACGTCGTCCACGGGAGTCGGTCGAACAATCGGTCTATCACCACCACCCCTCCGGCGATGACGACCCACAGGACGAGAACCGCGGCTATCAGCACGACCCAGTGAGGGACCGGCGTCGGGGGAGAACCCGGGTGGAGCGGGATGAAAGGGGAGAGCGTCATCGTAATCGGTGCTCAGACGTTTTCGGAGGGAGTTTCCCGTCCCTCGCTCGACCCCGTTCGGTAGACGTAGAGACCGGCCCCGATGATGAGGAGGCTGACGACCATCCAGTGGGGATTGTAGCGACCGCCCCGCGAGAGGGGTTGGTGGAGTCCCAGAAGCACGTGGTCGACCAGAACGTCGTAGAGGTCGAACGCGCCCAGGCCGACGACGGCGGAACCGGCTATCGGGCGAACGGGTAACGGACTCGCCGCGCGTCGTTCGGCCCGCCAGAGGAGTCCGCCGCCGATTCCCATGATGACGACCATGGTGATGGAGAACAACCCGTCGGCGAGCATGTTCGTTCGCAGTCCTGCCATCGTGGTTTGCGGATACAGGCCGGAGACGAGGTGGTGCCACTGCAACACGAGGTGGAGCACCAGTACATCTATCAGGCCGCTGAATCCGAATCCGAAGATACCGGCAGCGAGGAGTGCTCGCCGCGTCACGCCGCCGAACGCGTCTCGTTGATGACTCATGGATGTTCGATGGACAGGCGCGACGGGCTTAGACGACGGGGCTCAACTCGCAGGCGATTTAAAACGGGTTTCGACGGGGGGTCATCGTTCCTCGATTCGAACGTCTGTGACTACCCCACGCACCGCCCAATCGCCTTGGTTAGGAGTATATCGTCGTACCTTCGGGGTCGTCCAGTCGCCGTTCTTCCGGTCGGCGCGAACGTCGCGTCGAACGCGTGAATCCTCCTCGCCGTCGATTTCGACCCGCAGTCGTTCCTCCGGGTCGTAGTCGACGGGCGTCGCCTCCCCCTCGATGGTCGAGTCGCCATCGACCGTCATCCGAATTCGTTCACCCAATTCCACGTCGCCAAGCGTTTGAACGAGCGTCATTCGTGGACACCTCTCGACTGTGAATTAGCGGGACCGATAGCTCGGTTTCTAGCGGACGTTTCCAACGAGCGGCAAAAAACGAGGAACGGTGGCATGCTTAGTCATCGGCGGTCGCCTGCTGGTCGAACTGTTCGCCCGCCTGCGAGAGTTCGTCGAGGGCTGACTGCTCTTCGCGGAGCGTCTCCGCCAGCATGTCCGACGCCTCATCGTGGCCGAGTTTCTGGGCCAGCGACGTGACGTTACCGTAGGCGGCGATTTCGTAGTGTTCGGTCTTCTGCCCGGCGGCGATGTTGTAGCGGTCGAGTATCTCGCCGTCGTTCTCCGAGGCGAACTCCTCGTGCTCCTCGATGAGCGCGTCCACGACTTTCTCGGACTTCTCTTGCGGTTCCTCGCCGAGTTGCGAGAACACTTCTTCGAGGCGGTTTACGTGCTCCTGCGTCTCCTCGCGGTGCTCCGAGAACGCCTCGCGGGCGTCCTCGTCGTCTGTCTGGTCGGCGAGCGTCTCCAGCGCGTCG is a window of Haladaptatus paucihalophilus DX253 DNA encoding:
- a CDS encoding TIGR00341 family protein — its product is MREFHVHTPDDEREAVASILDEYDVDYTVVSEDAGSALFFFPLPTAMVEPILDEFRDSGLDAEVDTVSTKAELVETPNFTELRQRYSGSVQKLSKAELHAKIREMQWPYQLYYLGTLLSVIAAAAGLLLDQPALIIGSMIIAPQVSSALAAPAGVLLGDWELFVDSVREQGLGLGVAILAAALFGWVVRWTGVVPPGLSILHVELVGVRLAPTALSTLGAIIAGIVGAFGYTTEQSTTIIGVMIAAAIIPAAAATGLAIAWATPLLAVGAFLLLLVNILAINIGALVTLLGMGYAPRWAEEDGSFRESIPSGRRTAVYGTLAILLLATVGTGVLTGTNVAFSRTTNRNVETTLDRPAYSNLSLSGVQTAYGGMGWRSTPANVTVVVSRSSNTAYSDLPTLLERQIERDANRNVHVTVEFTESGTANARNTSNTYRSFPHPRVSSPHGA
- a CDS encoding sulfite oxidase — its product is MQPKDHRERDPADRPDAPLDERYPGLKVLTESPENAQTASREHLENYLTPREEHYIRTHHRTPKIDAEEWAVSLTGMVENEVELSVAEIKHDYPTESVVHMMECSGNGRAYFDPDAEGDQWTVGAVGSAVWTGTPVRAVLEAHEAATDDGLWLSVMGGEAKEDEDVFCRSIPMGKVLDDCLLAYEMNGEPMTPEHGYPLRLLVPGWFGNNSVKWVDRMHVMETMVSGDEWESKGGRDYTEYQQSSYRIVPAQDDEPERYESVETFSTYEQMRKTDEIRNAYCFDQLVKSLITSPTGDATPSTDGRVEITGVAWSGDDAVERVEVSVDGGETWNDAEFVGPDLGRHAVRKFRYVWDATAGEHALLSRATNEEGRTQPATVSDPDEGLRGITDGKYPWNEKGYGNNAYRPLGVSVSVEE
- a CDS encoding DUF2243 domain-containing protein, with amino-acid sequence MSHQRDAFGGVTRRALLAAGIFGFGFSGLIDVLVLHLVLQWHHLVSGLYPQTTMAGLRTNMLADGLFSITMVVIMGIGGGLLWRAERRAASPLPVRPIAGSAVVGLGAFDLYDVLVDHVLLGLHQPLSRGGRYNPHWMVVSLLIIGAGLYVYRTGSSEGRETPSENV
- a CDS encoding YciE/YciF ferroxidase family protein, producing MTTDSTEQLLVDGLKELYYTEQQLVDALETLADQTDDEDAREAFSEHREETQEHVNRLEEVFSQLGEEPQEKSEKVVDALIEEHEEFASENDGEILDRYNIAAGQKTEHYEIAAYGNVTSLAQKLGHDEASDMLAETLREEQSALDELSQAGEQFDQQATADD